One genomic window of Phoenix dactylifera cultivar Barhee BC4 chromosome 6, palm_55x_up_171113_PBpolish2nd_filt_p, whole genome shotgun sequence includes the following:
- the LOC103716128 gene encoding transcription factor MYB93, translating to MGRSPSSVENGLKKGPWTPEEDQKLVQYIQENGHGSWRALPKHAGLNRCGKSCRLRWTNYLRPDIKRGKFSQEEEQTILHLHSILGNKWSAIATNLPGRTDNEIKNFWNTHLKKKLIQMGFDPMTHRPRTDFFATLPQLIALANLRELVDGHPWDDHAAARLQAEAVRAARLQYFQYLLQSAAAMASNSNTNSLSTITTSDMDPTGLLSPLQVLSFASDVPTTSPIESIGGQSQISQLPDLHIPCSSFDVQPIMSSDTIQGSNFGFLSQGDPSGTPRTPLISPHSSLPPLTDLSAGNPGDACSTSSCGGTGSPLSFWPELLLDDPFMTEFA from the exons ATGGGAAGATCCCCCAGCTCTGTTGAGAATGGCCTCAAGAAGGGCCCCTGGACCCCTGAAGAAGACCAGAAACTAGTCCAATACATCCAGGAGAATGGCCATGGCAGCTGGAGAGCTCTCCCCAAGCATgctg GACTCAATAGATGTGGCAAGAGCTGCAGGCTAAGATGGACCAACTACTTGAGGCCAGACATCAAGAGAGGCAAATTCTCCCAAGAAGAAGAGCAAACTATCCTCCATCTCCACTCTATTCTCGGCAACAA GTGGTCGGCGATTGCGACGAACCTCCCGGGCCGAACCGACAATGAGATCAAGAACTTCTGGAACACTCACCTCAAGAAGAAGCTGATCCAGATGGGGTTTGATCCGATGACCCACCGCCCGAGGACCGACTTCTTCGCCACCCTCCCCCAGCTTATTGCCCTTGCCAACCTCCGTGAGCTCGTCGATGGCCACCCCTGGGATGATCATGCCGCCGCGCGCCTTCAGGCTGAGGCTGTCCGGGCTGCAAGGCTTCAATACTTCCAGTACCTCCTCCAGTCAGCTGCAGCCATGGCTAGTAACTCCAACACCAATAGCCTTAGCACCATCACCACCAGTGACATGGATCCTACCGGCCTTTTGAGCCCCCTACAGGTGCTTTCCTTTGCTTCAGACGTCCCTACCACAAGTCCTATTGAAAGTATTGGTGGCCAGAGCCAAATCAGCCAATTGCCAGATCTCCACATCCCATGCTCTTCTTTTGACGTCCAACCTATTATGAGCAGTGACACCATCCAAGGATCCAACTTCGGTTTTTTAAGCCAGGGAGATCCGAGTGGCACCCCAAGAACACCATTAATATCACCTCATTCGTCTCTTCCTCCACTCACCGATTTGTCGGCCGGCAACCCAGGGGACGCTTGCAGCACCTCTAGCTGCGGCGGGACTGGGAGTCCTCTTTCCTTCTGGCCAGAGCTCTTGCTTGATGATCCATTTATGACCGAGTttgcttga
- the LOC120111221 gene encoding uncharacterized protein LOC120111221 isoform X1, whose protein sequence is MTHTHRDGSFVREESRDIVDRATNLISERVGGSSSSDATHNIEAQVLAELMGPERYGRVRGYGVGVTPTQLSSVGTYTRNARESSNTAEVRHLQATIEELKQNQANLQSQLTNISSMLQRFIPSQIPDTSNACRDDGGAESCP, encoded by the exons atgactcacacccaccgagatggcagctttgtccgggaggagtcaagagatatagtt gatagggcaacaaatcttatttcGGAGCGCGTCGGggggtcatcatcatccgacgcgacccATAATATTGAAGCTCAAGTGCTcgctgaattgatgggcccagagcgttatggtcgagtgaggggttacggcgttggagttacccccactcagttatCTTCAGTGGGCACATATACAAGAAATGCCAGAGAATCTAGTAATACTGCAGAAGTTCGTCATCTTCAAGCAACTATTGAAGAGCTGAAGCAAAACCAAGcaaatttgcagtctcagcttacgaatatttcatccatgttacaacgatttatcccttctcag attcctgatacttcaaacGCTTGTAGAGATGATGGTGGAGCTGAATCCTGTCCCTGA
- the LOC120111221 gene encoding uncharacterized protein LOC120111221 isoform X2 — protein sequence MTHTHRDGSFVREESRDIVDRATNLISERVGGSSSSDATHNIEAQVLAELMGPERYGRVREVRHLQATIEELKQNQANLQSQLTNISSMLQRFIPSQIPDTSNACRDDGGAESCP from the exons atgactcacacccaccgagatggcagctttgtccgggaggagtcaagagatatagtt gatagggcaacaaatcttatttcGGAGCGCGTCGGggggtcatcatcatccgacgcgacccATAATATTGAAGCTCAAGTGCTcgctgaattgatgggcccagagcgttatggtcgagtgaggg AAGTTCGTCATCTTCAAGCAACTATTGAAGAGCTGAAGCAAAACCAAGcaaatttgcagtctcagcttacgaatatttcatccatgttacaacgatttatcccttctcag attcctgatacttcaaacGCTTGTAGAGATGATGGTGGAGCTGAATCCTGTCCCTGA